A single region of the Thermoflexus sp. genome encodes:
- a CDS encoding S24 family peptidase, with protein MSGDLLPLSRLIRALNENAHPGLQRLSDLLSETSPDRGELRRLCQLLISIPAEDAVRPGEAFRCRLGAQMVQMALDREEPWFSPRAAQRQLSAYCRALRLHGLALPEALTALLGARWLRPHDPAWALEMARRAEGILEDLSRAATLQGRPHAELHDAIRQARQLIQEILEDSPRVPPEETAGAPGMRWSASELPPSISPEERIPALAGPLRPAKLFLASFTLLPDTHPRAGDLQFLDSQTTARQSDEADVLIETLEVDGRIHQLYVEKDMEPIVRARPDQILVLRVEGDSMREAGIESGDLIMARRVSGMEARDPSFWVSLVGRLVLAVLVERYQSETHQAFLIKRLTRRNDQWLLCPENPAFEEIPLEPGLHELHPVLAILKPVTS; from the coding sequence ATGTCCGGGGATCTCCTCCCCCTTTCCCGACTGATCCGGGCCTTGAATGAGAACGCTCATCCGGGTCTGCAACGCTTAAGTGATCTACTGAGCGAGACCTCACCGGATCGAGGGGAGCTCCGCCGCCTATGTCAGCTGTTGATCTCCATCCCTGCGGAGGACGCCGTCCGGCCGGGGGAGGCTTTCCGATGCCGCCTGGGAGCTCAGATGGTCCAGATGGCACTGGATCGGGAGGAGCCGTGGTTTTCTCCGCGTGCGGCCCAGCGGCAGCTCAGCGCATACTGCCGCGCCCTTCGCCTTCACGGCCTGGCGCTCCCCGAGGCCCTAACGGCCTTGCTCGGGGCCCGATGGCTTCGGCCTCACGATCCGGCATGGGCCCTGGAAATGGCCCGGCGCGCAGAGGGCATCCTGGAGGATCTGAGCCGCGCGGCCACGCTCCAGGGGAGGCCCCATGCGGAACTGCACGATGCGATCCGGCAGGCCCGACAGCTCATCCAGGAGATCCTGGAGGATTCCCCTCGCGTCCCCCCTGAAGAGACGGCAGGGGCTCCGGGGATGCGGTGGTCTGCATCCGAGCTCCCTCCATCCATCTCCCCGGAAGAAAGGATCCCGGCCCTCGCGGGGCCGCTCCGCCCGGCGAAGCTTTTCTTGGCCTCGTTCACCCTGCTGCCCGACACCCATCCCCGGGCTGGCGATCTGCAGTTCCTGGACTCGCAGACAACCGCACGTCAGTCGGACGAAGCCGATGTGCTGATCGAAACGCTGGAGGTGGACGGTCGAATTCATCAACTCTATGTGGAAAAGGACATGGAGCCCATCGTCCGCGCTCGTCCGGATCAGATCTTGGTGCTCCGCGTGGAAGGCGATAGCATGCGGGAGGCCGGGATCGAATCGGGAGACCTGATCATGGCACGACGCGTTTCGGGCATGGAAGCACGGGATCCCTCGTTCTGGGTTTCGCTGGTCGGGCGGCTGGTGCTGGCGGTGCTCGTGGAGCGGTATCAGAGCGAGACGCACCAGGCCTTTTTGATCAAGCGCTTAACCCGTCGGAACGATCAGTGGTTGTTATGCCCGGAAAACCCTGCTTTCGAAGAGATCCCCCTGGAGCCCGGCCTCCACGAGCTGCATCCGGTCCTCGCGATCCTGAAGCCGGTCACCTCGTGA
- a CDS encoding glucosyl-3-phosphoglycerate synthase has protein sequence MPFDSILIPVEEVEAAATLLPLARALLPQGNGEITLLGLVSLPPGISLSHGAAAARGLRQRLMALATAHPELPLRVRPRIRVSHTPWEEVLHFLQSNRVSLMLLPWDGNPEGWMLGVPLSRVLQEAPCDLLLARGSIDAPWRRILLPVRGGPYTQLALEVALTLAEAWDGQVTLLHAASEARRIAAAFRPLARQFPRITRQMVAHSEVAQAVLEALPHHDGIVMGASTRPGGNGPQPLGPLARVLAEAASKPLILVKSARAFLPGQPRPRGAPAQLPISVLVDKWFAENTFDAEEFSDLHELVALKRTQGVTISLGLPTLNEEATIGSILAIARETMMERYPLLDEIVVIDSASTDRTREIARAMGFPVYIHPEVLPEVGSYRGKGEALWKSLYLLKGDIIVWTDTDITHYHPRFIYGLIGPLLRSPRIGLVKGFYRRPIRIGEKLQAGGGGRVTELVARPLINLFFPELSGLIQPLSGEYAGRREVLEQVPFFTGYGVEIGLLIDILERFGLWSIAQVDLQERIHRNQDLEALSKMSFAIIQVVIRRLEDRHKIQLLEEVNRSMKLIRHEPGRYYLEVEEIGDVERPPMITIPAYREKFRKAERAIVSP, from the coding sequence ATGCCCTTCGATTCGATTCTGATCCCGGTGGAAGAGGTGGAGGCCGCCGCGACGTTGCTTCCGCTGGCCCGGGCGTTGCTTCCTCAGGGCAATGGAGAGATCACGCTGCTGGGCCTGGTCTCCCTTCCCCCGGGTATTTCCCTCAGCCACGGCGCAGCGGCGGCGCGAGGGCTCCGCCAGCGCCTGATGGCCCTCGCGACGGCCCATCCGGAACTCCCCCTTCGCGTCCGCCCGCGCATCCGCGTCTCCCACACCCCATGGGAGGAGGTGTTGCACTTCCTGCAATCGAACCGCGTTTCCCTCATGCTCCTTCCATGGGATGGAAATCCAGAGGGATGGATGCTGGGCGTCCCTCTCTCCCGGGTGCTTCAGGAAGCGCCATGCGACCTTCTGCTGGCCCGGGGCTCGATCGACGCCCCCTGGCGGCGGATCCTGCTGCCGGTGCGGGGCGGCCCCTACACCCAGCTGGCGCTGGAAGTGGCCCTCACCCTGGCCGAAGCGTGGGATGGCCAGGTCACCCTGCTCCACGCGGCCTCGGAGGCCCGACGGATCGCCGCGGCGTTCCGCCCGCTCGCCCGGCAATTCCCCCGCATCACCCGCCAGATGGTGGCCCACAGTGAGGTCGCCCAGGCCGTCTTAGAGGCGCTTCCGCACCACGATGGGATCGTGATGGGCGCCTCCACCCGGCCAGGGGGCAACGGACCCCAGCCCCTGGGCCCTCTGGCCCGGGTCCTGGCGGAGGCGGCATCGAAGCCGCTGATCCTGGTGAAATCCGCTCGAGCCTTCCTCCCCGGGCAACCCCGTCCCCGGGGGGCGCCGGCCCAGCTTCCCATCTCCGTTCTGGTCGACAAGTGGTTCGCAGAGAACACCTTCGATGCGGAGGAGTTCAGCGACCTCCATGAGCTGGTGGCCCTGAAACGGACCCAGGGGGTGACCATCAGCTTAGGACTGCCCACCCTCAACGAGGAAGCGACCATCGGTTCGATCCTCGCCATCGCCCGGGAGACCATGATGGAGCGCTACCCCCTCCTGGATGAAATCGTGGTGATCGATAGCGCCTCGACCGATCGGACCCGGGAGATCGCCCGGGCGATGGGATTCCCGGTCTACATCCATCCCGAAGTCCTCCCCGAGGTAGGGTCCTACCGCGGGAAGGGGGAGGCTTTGTGGAAAAGCTTGTATCTCTTAAAGGGGGACATCATCGTCTGGACGGACACCGACATCACCCATTACCATCCCCGCTTCATCTATGGATTGATCGGCCCGCTCCTGCGCTCGCCCCGCATCGGCCTGGTGAAGGGCTTCTATCGGCGGCCCATCCGGATCGGTGAGAAGCTGCAGGCCGGAGGCGGAGGGCGGGTGACGGAACTGGTGGCGCGGCCCCTGATCAACCTGTTCTTCCCCGAGCTTTCCGGCCTGATCCAGCCTCTCTCCGGAGAATACGCCGGCCGGCGGGAAGTGCTGGAGCAGGTGCCGTTTTTCACCGGCTATGGCGTGGAGATCGGCCTGCTCATCGACATCCTGGAGCGCTTCGGCCTCTGGTCCATCGCCCAGGTGGATCTCCAGGAGCGGATCCATCGCAATCAGGACCTGGAGGCCCTGTCCAAGATGTCCTTCGCCATCATCCAGGTGGTGATCCGCCGCCTGGAAGATCGGCACAAGATCCAGCTGCTGGAGGAGGTCAACCGCTCCATGAAGCTGATCCGCCACGAGCCGGGCCGATACTATCTGGAGGTGGAGGAAATCGGGGACGTCGAGCGACCGCCGATGATCACCATCCCGGCCTATCGAGAGAAATTCCGAAAGGCGGAGCGGGCGATCGTGTCCCCTTGA
- a CDS encoding TIM barrel protein, giving the protein MENALRFGTVGSPLSTPPRPGGTVGGIQRIHELGLEALELAWVRSVRVSEATCRQIRETAEALGIALSVHAPYFINLNAQDRAGYRASRERLMATARAGYQAGARDIVFHPGAYQGARPERAYETVRRRLQEIVEELREEGVEVILRPETMGKSALFGTLDEVIQLSRDIPGVLPCIDFAHLHARAGDGSFNSYEEFMDALRRVAAGLGPRGLQELHIHVSGIAYTRKGERHHLNLQEADLRYEELLQALIDTGARGRVLCESPNLEEDALLLQETYRRLLAGKG; this is encoded by the coding sequence ATGGAAAACGCGTTGCGGTTTGGGACCGTGGGCAGCCCTCTTTCGACCCCACCACGGCCGGGAGGCACCGTGGGGGGAATTCAGCGCATCCACGAGCTGGGTCTGGAGGCTCTGGAGCTGGCCTGGGTGCGCAGCGTGCGGGTCTCGGAGGCAACCTGCCGTCAGATCCGGGAGACAGCGGAGGCCCTGGGGATCGCCCTCAGCGTCCACGCTCCGTATTTCATCAACCTCAATGCCCAGGACCGGGCCGGCTATCGAGCGAGTCGGGAGCGCCTGATGGCCACGGCCCGGGCAGGCTATCAGGCCGGCGCCCGGGACATCGTGTTCCATCCCGGCGCGTATCAGGGCGCACGGCCGGAGCGGGCCTATGAGACGGTGCGCCGGCGCCTGCAGGAGATCGTGGAGGAGCTCCGTGAAGAGGGAGTCGAGGTCATCCTGCGTCCTGAGACCATGGGGAAATCCGCCCTCTTCGGCACCTTGGATGAAGTGATCCAGCTCTCCCGGGATATCCCGGGGGTGCTCCCCTGCATCGATTTCGCTCACCTGCATGCGCGGGCGGGGGATGGATCCTTCAATTCCTATGAGGAATTTATGGATGCGCTGCGCCGGGTGGCAGCCGGATTGGGCCCACGGGGCCTCCAGGAGCTCCACATCCACGTCTCCGGCATCGCCTACACCCGGAAAGGGGAGCGTCACCACCTGAACCTTCAAGAGGCCGATCTCCGCTATGAGGAATTGTTGCAGGCGCTGATCGATACGGGTGCCCGGGGGCGGGTCCTCTGCGAGAGCCCGAACCTGGAGGAGGATGCATTGTTGTTGCAGGAGACATATCGGCGGCTTCTCGCCGGAAAGGGATAA
- a CDS encoding cytochrome c, producing the protein MFDLATRRIIGATILTLATVITIGMVWLTEEQRMARFEAMHKAKAIENGALLYEQYCSTCHGPNGEGVPGKGPDLNPGVFQHYEALKQNQNYANSLRNFIKLTIAAGRPIRSTYRANEVYADPMPTWSQDFGGPLRPDQIDSLVEFILNWQTAGPAPTPTPAFEAVGTDLTKPLPPGDPKRGEALWNQEVKQASGAAASCKACHSLKPGEVLVGPSLAGIATWAAERIRAPDYRGQAKTPEEYIRESIQQPNAYIVEPDKYAAAPGVSKMPATLGNQMSAQDLADLIAFLMTLK; encoded by the coding sequence ATGTTCGATTTAGCGACTCGGCGGATCATCGGCGCGACGATCCTGACGCTGGCTACGGTGATCACCATTGGCATGGTCTGGCTCACTGAGGAGCAGCGCATGGCCCGTTTCGAGGCCATGCATAAGGCGAAGGCGATCGAAAACGGGGCGCTGCTTTATGAGCAGTATTGCAGCACCTGTCACGGCCCAAATGGAGAGGGGGTCCCGGGGAAAGGGCCCGATCTGAACCCCGGCGTGTTCCAGCACTATGAAGCGCTCAAACAGAACCAGAACTATGCCAACTCCCTGCGTAACTTCATCAAGCTAACCATCGCGGCCGGTCGTCCGATCCGCAGCACCTATCGAGCGAATGAGGTCTACGCGGATCCGATGCCCACCTGGTCCCAGGATTTCGGCGGACCCCTGCGGCCGGATCAGATCGACAGCCTGGTGGAGTTTATCCTGAACTGGCAGACGGCTGGGCCGGCGCCGACTCCCACACCTGCCTTCGAAGCGGTGGGGACAGATCTCACGAAACCGCTGCCGCCAGGAGATCCCAAGCGGGGCGAGGCCCTGTGGAATCAGGAGGTCAAGCAGGCCAGCGGCGCAGCCGCTTCCTGTAAGGCGTGCCACAGCCTGAAGCCGGGCGAGGTCCTGGTCGGCCCCTCCTTAGCTGGGATCGCCACCTGGGCTGCGGAGCGGATCCGGGCGCCGGATTACAGGGGCCAGGCGAAGACGCCCGAGGAATATATCCGCGAGTCCATCCAGCAGCCGAACGCCTATATCGTGGAGCCTGATAAATACGCTGCCGCCCCCGGCGTCTCCAAGATGCCGGCCACCCTGGGCAATCAGATGTCCGCTCAGGATCTGGCGGATCTGATCGCGTTCCTGATGACGCTCAAATAA
- a CDS encoding cytochrome b has product MALRWPEPIPTLQKEVQQYGWRRVIFMHLDELVTRVTAGIPLTEVRNIIRGEPPPRPNPRVKPHTEGFILHIKPSFYHEAVTRLYPTFRLGLLSFYLFLIETITGIFLMIFYTPSPLVAYENMLRILNNVPFGQLVRDVHRLGAEAMVVAVMLHMLRTFFTASYKRPRQFTWATGVILLVFTLFLSFSGYLLPWDQLSYWAVTIGTSMAEATPPPALGRIVNLILRGAPDIGAAGLLRFYLLHVIFLPLLLFFVFFVHYYKVVRHGLSLPPEMEAVGDDTARKVPPEKRVPYIPDIAIQEALWGIALIAFLVIGAAFFYDAPLEQHADPLNTPLHTTAPWYFLWLQGLLKDPFLLALDRLGLPSPPSTIYNSKTFMGVILPGLILLFLLIMPYLDFNISRRYSHRRKALVAGLVGVAAWTLLTYMGTPAFAVTSSADVEVLQEFMPLNPDPLYGEGRVRTIPYEQLIPGTYDTRNLQPPADAPKLSRVLEELKHRIETDPHLPQGYAVVRISEAQPGLKRFEIAIRWAQMKNGQPVLDPEGKPVMEESKRAIYLHRDGGYGGE; this is encoded by the coding sequence ATGGCGTTGCGGTGGCCCGAACCGATTCCCACCCTGCAGAAAGAGGTTCAGCAATACGGATGGCGCCGGGTGATCTTTATGCACCTGGACGAGCTGGTCACCCGGGTGACCGCGGGCATCCCGCTCACCGAGGTGCGCAACATCATCCGGGGCGAGCCCCCGCCCCGACCTAACCCGCGGGTGAAGCCCCATACGGAGGGCTTTATCCTCCATATCAAGCCTTCCTTCTACCACGAAGCGGTGACCCGGCTCTACCCTACCTTCCGGCTGGGGCTGCTGAGTTTTTACCTTTTCCTGATCGAGACCATCACCGGCATCTTCCTCATGATCTTCTACACGCCCTCGCCCCTGGTGGCCTATGAAAACATGCTCCGGATTCTGAACAATGTCCCTTTCGGCCAGCTGGTTCGGGATGTTCACCGGCTGGGGGCGGAGGCGATGGTGGTGGCGGTGATGCTGCACATGCTACGCACGTTTTTCACCGCCTCCTATAAGCGCCCCCGTCAGTTCACCTGGGCTACCGGGGTGATCCTGCTGGTTTTCACCCTCTTCCTCTCATTCAGCGGATACCTGCTGCCGTGGGATCAGCTGTCCTACTGGGCGGTGACCATTGGGACGAGCATGGCCGAAGCCACGCCGCCGCCGGCGCTGGGGCGGATCGTCAACCTGATCCTGCGCGGGGCACCCGACATCGGCGCAGCCGGTCTGTTGCGGTTCTATCTGCTCCATGTGATCTTCCTGCCCCTGTTGCTGTTCTTTGTCTTCTTTGTGCACTACTACAAGGTGGTGCGTCACGGCCTCTCGCTGCCGCCGGAGATGGAGGCGGTGGGCGATGACACGGCCCGTAAGGTCCCGCCGGAGAAGCGGGTGCCCTACATCCCGGACATCGCTATCCAGGAGGCGCTGTGGGGGATCGCCCTTATCGCCTTCCTGGTCATCGGAGCTGCCTTCTTCTATGACGCGCCGCTGGAGCAGCACGCCGATCCGCTGAACACGCCGCTGCACACCACGGCGCCCTGGTATTTCCTCTGGCTCCAGGGATTGCTGAAAGATCCCTTCCTGCTGGCGCTGGATCGCCTGGGTCTGCCCAGTCCACCTTCCACCATCTATAACAGCAAGACGTTCATGGGCGTGATCCTGCCCGGGCTGATCCTGCTTTTCCTGCTGATCATGCCCTATCTGGACTTCAACATCAGCCGGCGCTATTCCCATCGACGCAAGGCCCTGGTGGCGGGCCTGGTCGGGGTGGCCGCATGGACGCTGCTCACCTATATGGGCACGCCGGCCTTCGCGGTCACCTCCTCGGCTGATGTGGAGGTGCTCCAGGAGTTCATGCCTCTGAATCCGGACCCGCTTTACGGCGAGGGTCGAGTGCGCACCATCCCCTATGAGCAGTTGATTCCGGGAACCTATGACACCCGTAATCTCCAGCCGCCGGCAGATGCGCCCAAGCTGTCCCGGGTGCTGGAGGAGCTGAAACACCGCATCGAGACCGATCCGCACCTGCCTCAGGGCTATGCCGTCGTGCGCATCAGTGAGGCCCAGCCCGGGTTGAAGCGGTTCGAGATCGCGATCCGCTGGGCTCAGATGAAGAACGGCCAGCCCGTTCTGGATCCTGAGGGGAAACCCGTCATGGAAGAGTCCAAGCGGGCGATCTATCTCCATCGGGATGGCGGCTACGGTGGGGAGTGA